One Pseudomonas entomophila genomic window carries:
- a CDS encoding YfjI family protein: protein MQLREVQGPPRPLLEQQITPLPYPVAALGDLLGPAVERMADVIGVPCAMAAQSVLATAALASQAHANVHLDGRIYPLSLYLLTVACSGDRKSAVDHVALQAVRDWERQQWIAYGEQLKAHRAGMSLTAKSPTSKKSAQLALDAQPEPVQPRLLSAEPTIEGLVKSLCHGLPSMGLFSDEGGQFLGGSTMSKDNMIKAITHLSTLWDGSPIDRSRAMAGESLRAYDRRLSMHLMLQPLLANRLLQDADAKDQGILGRCLISWPERLVGQRLYKAVDLTRDPKVRLYQQRIAALMQKPWSRHKDGGLNPAILELSPRARDAWIAIHDTIECESGEFGELVNVQAAAGKAAANVLRMAGVMAVVEESTVLEKVHIQRASTLMDYYLAENQRLTEQEPLNKLRAEADCLLRWLIKKNWPPFRLRDLTRNGPRFARKSTRHTFDLLLQLIAHNWLNNTGDIFEVRHVPPQ from the coding sequence ATGCAACTGCGCGAAGTACAAGGGCCACCACGCCCCTTGTTGGAACAGCAGATTACGCCCCTACCCTACCCGGTCGCGGCGCTAGGCGATCTATTGGGGCCGGCCGTAGAGCGCATGGCCGATGTGATCGGCGTGCCCTGCGCCATGGCCGCGCAATCCGTTCTGGCCACGGCAGCGTTGGCGAGCCAGGCGCACGCCAATGTTCACCTCGACGGCCGAATCTATCCATTGTCGCTGTACTTGCTGACAGTAGCTTGCTCGGGTGATCGCAAAAGCGCGGTGGACCATGTTGCGTTGCAAGCCGTACGCGACTGGGAGAGACAGCAGTGGATCGCCTATGGCGAACAGCTCAAGGCGCACCGCGCTGGAATGAGCCTCACCGCGAAATCGCCAACCTCGAAAAAGTCAGCACAGCTAGCGCTGGACGCCCAACCTGAACCCGTCCAACCGAGACTCCTGAGTGCTGAGCCGACCATTGAGGGCCTGGTCAAAAGCCTGTGCCACGGCTTGCCCAGCATGGGTCTGTTCAGTGATGAAGGCGGGCAGTTTTTGGGCGGCAGCACCATGAGCAAGGACAATATGATCAAGGCGATCACTCACCTGTCGACACTGTGGGACGGTAGCCCGATCGACCGATCACGCGCGATGGCCGGCGAAAGTCTGCGTGCGTATGATCGCCGTCTCAGCATGCATTTGATGCTTCAACCCCTCCTGGCCAACCGCTTACTACAAGACGCTGATGCCAAAGACCAGGGCATCCTTGGGCGCTGTCTGATCAGCTGGCCCGAGCGTCTGGTTGGACAGCGGCTGTACAAGGCGGTCGACCTGACCCGAGACCCAAAGGTACGGCTGTACCAACAACGTATTGCCGCCCTGATGCAGAAGCCTTGGTCACGCCATAAAGACGGTGGCCTCAACCCTGCAATCCTGGAGTTGAGCCCCCGCGCCCGTGACGCCTGGATTGCCATTCACGACACCATTGAATGCGAGTCAGGGGAGTTCGGCGAACTGGTCAACGTCCAAGCTGCCGCAGGCAAAGCCGCCGCGAATGTTCTACGCATGGCTGGTGTGATGGCGGTGGTTGAAGAATCGACTGTCTTGGAAAAGGTGCACATTCAGCGCGCCTCTACGCTGATGGACTACTACCTGGCCGAGAACCAACGACTGACTGAGCAGGAACCACTGAACAAGCTTCGCGCAGAAGCCGATTGCCTGCTGCGCTGGTTGATAAAGAAGAACTGGCCACCGTTTCGCCTCCGCGACCTCACGCGTAACGGCCCTCGCTTTGCCCGAAAAAGCACGCGGCACACCTTCGATTTATTGCTGCAGCTGATCGCCCATAACTGGCTGAACAATACCGGGGACATATTCGAGGTGCGCCATGTTCCGCCTCAATGA
- a CDS encoding integrase domain-containing protein codes for MCAQTARLSDRQLKAVKPKDKDYVLTDGDGLQLRVRVNRSMQWNFNYRHPVTKNRINMALGSYPEVSLAQARRKAVEAREVLAQGIDPKAQRNDLAQAKLAETEHTFEKVASAWFELKKDSVTPAYAEDIWRSLTLHVFPSLKSTPISEVSAPMVIKILRPIEAKGSLETVKRLSQRLNEIMTYGVNSGMIFANPLSGIRAVFKKPKKENMAALPPEELPELMQEIANASIKRTTRCLIEWQLHTMTRPAEAATTRWADIDFERRVWTIPPERMKKRRPHSIPLSDQAMSLLEILKSHSGHREYVFPADRNPRTHANSQTANMALKRMGFQDRLVSHGMRSMASTILNEHGWDPELIEVALAHVDKDEVRSAYNRADYIERRRPMMAWWSEYILKASTGNLSASAMNVARDRNVVPIR; via the coding sequence ATGTGCGCTCAAACAGCTCGTCTCTCCGACCGCCAGCTCAAGGCGGTCAAGCCCAAAGACAAGGACTACGTCCTCACAGATGGCGACGGCCTCCAGCTCCGCGTCCGGGTCAACCGCTCGATGCAGTGGAATTTCAACTACAGGCATCCGGTCACCAAGAATCGAATCAACATGGCGCTCGGCTCCTACCCCGAGGTCTCTCTGGCGCAAGCTCGGCGGAAAGCGGTTGAGGCTAGGGAAGTTCTTGCGCAGGGGATCGACCCCAAAGCTCAGCGCAATGATCTCGCGCAGGCCAAGCTAGCCGAGACGGAACATACGTTCGAGAAAGTAGCTAGCGCCTGGTTCGAGCTGAAAAAGGACTCGGTCACGCCGGCCTATGCTGAAGACATCTGGCGCTCACTCACGCTGCACGTTTTCCCGAGCTTGAAGTCGACTCCGATCTCGGAAGTGAGCGCACCGATGGTGATAAAGATCCTTCGCCCTATCGAAGCCAAAGGCAGCTTGGAAACGGTGAAGCGGCTTAGCCAGCGCCTAAACGAGATCATGACCTACGGGGTCAATTCGGGAATGATTTTCGCGAACCCGCTCAGCGGGATTCGGGCGGTATTCAAGAAACCGAAGAAAGAAAACATGGCGGCGCTACCGCCCGAGGAGCTTCCTGAGCTCATGCAGGAAATAGCGAACGCCAGTATCAAGCGCACGACCCGCTGCCTGATCGAATGGCAGTTGCACACCATGACTCGCCCCGCCGAGGCGGCGACTACTCGCTGGGCAGACATCGACTTTGAAAGGCGTGTCTGGACCATCCCGCCGGAACGGATGAAGAAGCGCCGCCCGCACAGCATCCCGTTGAGCGATCAAGCCATGTCATTGCTGGAGATACTGAAGTCTCACAGTGGTCATCGGGAATACGTCTTCCCGGCAGACCGAAACCCTCGTACTCATGCCAATAGCCAGACCGCCAACATGGCATTGAAACGCATGGGCTTCCAGGACCGCCTGGTCAGCCACGGCATGCGCTCGATGGCCAGCACCATATTGAATGAACATGGGTGGGACCCGGAGCTCATCGAAGTGGCATTGGCGCACGTCGACAAAGATGAGGTGCGCAGTGCCTACAACCGAGCCGACTACATCGAGCGACGGCGGCCGATGATGGCTTGGTGGAGCGAGTACATTCTGAAGGCGTCGACGGGAAATCTCTCGGCCAGCGCGATGAATGTGGCCAGGGATCGGAACGTAGTACCCATCCGATAG
- a CDS encoding DUF3077 domain-containing protein has product MTVTPGKTRCMDMFSVQPDIPFADAFSELSVLLGCIRHLTCEAEMEGDLLAGSSARILSAMAKALIDDMELALEKSTH; this is encoded by the coding sequence ATGACCGTTACCCCCGGAAAGACCCGCTGCATGGACATGTTCAGCGTGCAGCCCGACATCCCGTTCGCAGACGCCTTCAGCGAACTGTCGGTACTGCTCGGCTGCATCCGCCACCTGACCTGTGAAGCCGAGATGGAAGGCGACCTGCTCGCCGGCAGTTCAGCGCGCATCCTCAGTGCCATGGCCAAGGCCCTGATCGACGACATGGAGCTAGCTCTGGAAAAATCCACCCACTAA
- a CDS encoding FAD-binding and (Fe-S)-binding domain-containing protein yields MSLPAAFLRDAERLIPAERRFDDPTSTLAFGTDASFYRLIPKLVVRVESEDEVVALLQLAQRERVPVTFRAAGTSLSGQAISDSVLIVLGDNWNGREIRGQGTQIRLQPGVIGAQANAWLAPFGRKIGPDPASINACKIGGIVANNASGMCCGTAQNTYHTLAGLRLVLADGTRLDSEDPASVAAFEHSHAGLLDELARLGRETRANLELADRIRHKYRLKNTTGLSLNALVDYDQPLDILQHLLVGSEGTLGFISAVTYDTVPDHPHKASALLVFPSVESCCRAVTLLKPQPVSAVELLDRRSLRSVQDMPGMPAWVKGLSANACALLIESRAASQNLLHEQLGQVMASIAEFPLEQKVAFSEDPTVYNQLWKIRKDTFPAVGAVRQTGTTVIIEDVTFPVEQLAEGVNRLIQLFDKHRYDEAIIFGHALEGNLHFVFTQGFNSAEEVARYQAFMDDVAQLVAVEFGGSLKAEHGTGRNMAPFVELEWGKDAYQLMWQLKRLLDPNGILNPDVVLSSDPDIHLKNLKPLPAADEIVDKCIECGFCEPVCPSKGLTLSPRQRIVMWRDIQAKKRAGADTRELLRTYQYQGLDTCAATGLCAQRCPVGINTGELVKKLRGQAAEHGKAADWLAEHFHTTLRGARFTLAAANGARKLLGAPRMSRLSASLSKASKGRLPQWTPAMPQPLRALEFSAPSHDARPRVVYLAACVSRVMGPAYTDREQSSLLDKTRALLEKAGYQVVFPDNPDNLCCGQPFASKGYPEQAEHKRQELITALLHASRGGLDPIYCDTSPCTLRLVQDLGETRLDLYDPVRFIRTHLVDKLEFTPQDEPVAVHVTCSTQHLGESQALIDLARRCSKQVVIPEGIHCCGFAGDKGFTTPELNAHSLRTLKDAVQYCSEGISTSRTCEIGLSSHSGIDYHGLVYLVDRVTRARAI; encoded by the coding sequence ATGAGCCTGCCCGCCGCGTTCCTGCGTGATGCCGAGCGCCTGATCCCCGCCGAACGCCGCTTCGACGACCCGACCTCGACCCTGGCCTTTGGCACCGACGCCAGCTTCTACCGGCTGATCCCCAAGCTGGTGGTGCGGGTGGAATCCGAAGACGAAGTGGTCGCGCTGCTGCAGCTGGCCCAGCGCGAGCGCGTGCCGGTGACCTTCCGCGCCGCCGGCACCAGCCTGTCGGGCCAGGCCATCAGCGACTCGGTGCTGATCGTGCTGGGTGATAACTGGAACGGCCGCGAGATTCGCGGCCAGGGCACGCAGATCCGCCTGCAACCCGGCGTGATCGGCGCCCAGGCCAACGCCTGGCTCGCCCCCTTCGGGCGCAAGATCGGCCCGGACCCGGCCTCGATCAACGCCTGCAAGATCGGCGGCATCGTCGCCAACAACGCCAGCGGCATGTGCTGCGGCACCGCGCAGAACACCTACCACACCCTCGCCGGCCTGCGCCTGGTGCTGGCCGACGGCACCCGCCTGGACAGCGAAGACCCGGCCAGTGTCGCCGCGTTCGAGCACAGCCACGCCGGCCTGCTGGACGAACTGGCCCGCCTTGGCCGCGAGACCCGCGCCAACCTTGAGCTGGCCGACCGTATCCGGCACAAGTACCGCCTGAAGAACACCACCGGTCTGTCGCTCAACGCGCTGGTGGACTACGACCAGCCGCTCGACATCCTGCAGCACCTGCTGGTCGGTTCCGAAGGCACCCTCGGTTTCATCAGCGCCGTCACCTACGACACCGTGCCCGACCACCCGCACAAGGCCAGCGCGCTGCTGGTGTTCCCCAGCGTGGAAAGCTGCTGCCGGGCGGTGACCCTGCTCAAGCCGCAGCCGGTGTCCGCCGTGGAGCTGCTCGACCGCCGCAGCCTGCGCTCGGTGCAGGACATGCCCGGCATGCCGGCCTGGGTGAAAGGCCTCTCGGCCAACGCCTGCGCCCTGCTGATCGAATCCCGCGCCGCCAGCCAGAACCTGCTGCACGAACAGCTCGGCCAGGTGATGGCGTCCATCGCCGAGTTCCCGCTGGAGCAGAAGGTCGCCTTCAGCGAAGACCCGACGGTGTACAACCAGCTGTGGAAAATCCGCAAGGACACCTTCCCCGCCGTCGGCGCCGTGCGCCAGACCGGCACCACAGTGATCATCGAAGACGTGACCTTCCCCGTCGAGCAACTGGCCGAGGGCGTCAACCGCCTGATCCAGCTGTTCGACAAACACCGCTACGATGAAGCGATCATTTTCGGCCACGCCCTGGAAGGCAACCTGCACTTCGTCTTCACCCAGGGTTTCAACAGCGCTGAAGAAGTCGCGCGCTACCAGGCGTTCATGGATGACGTGGCGCAACTGGTGGCGGTGGAGTTCGGCGGCTCGCTCAAGGCCGAGCACGGCACCGGGCGCAACATGGCGCCCTTCGTCGAGCTGGAATGGGGCAAGGACGCCTACCAGCTGATGTGGCAGCTCAAGCGCCTGCTCGACCCCAACGGCATCCTCAACCCCGACGTGGTGCTGAGCAGCGACCCGGACATCCACCTGAAAAACCTCAAGCCGCTGCCGGCCGCCGACGAGATCGTCGACAAGTGCATCGAGTGCGGCTTCTGCGAGCCGGTGTGCCCGTCGAAAGGCCTGACCCTCAGCCCTCGCCAGCGCATCGTCATGTGGCGCGACATCCAGGCGAAGAAACGCGCCGGCGCAGACACCCGCGAACTGCTGCGCACTTACCAGTACCAAGGCCTCGACACCTGCGCCGCCACCGGCCTGTGCGCCCAGCGCTGCCCGGTGGGCATCAACACCGGCGAGCTGGTGAAAAAGCTGCGCGGCCAGGCCGCCGAGCATGGCAAGGCCGCCGACTGGCTGGCCGAGCATTTTCACACCACCCTGCGCGGCGCCCGCTTCACCCTGGCCGCCGCCAACGGCGCGCGCAAGCTGCTCGGCGCCCCACGCATGAGCCGCCTGAGCGCCAGCCTGAGCAAGGCCAGCAAAGGCCGCCTGCCGCAGTGGACCCCCGCCATGCCACAGCCGCTGCGCGCCCTCGAATTCAGCGCACCGAGCCACGATGCCCGCCCCCGCGTGGTCTACCTGGCCGCCTGCGTATCACGGGTGATGGGCCCCGCCTACACCGACCGCGAGCAAAGCTCGCTGCTGGACAAGACCCGCGCCCTGCTGGAGAAAGCCGGCTACCAGGTGGTGTTCCCCGACAACCCCGACAACCTGTGCTGCGGCCAGCCGTTCGCCTCCAAGGGTTACCCCGAGCAAGCCGAGCACAAGCGCCAGGAGCTGATCACCGCGCTGCTGCACGCCAGCCGCGGCGGCCTCGACCCGATCTACTGCGACACCAGCCCCTGCACCCTGCGCCTGGTGCAAGACCTGGGCGAAACCCGGCTGGACCTGTACGACCCGGTGCGCTTCATCCGCACCCACCTGGTCGACAAACTGGAGTTCACCCCCCAGGACGAGCCGGTGGCGGTGCACGTGACCTGCAGCACCCAGCACCTGGGCGAGAGCCAGGCGTTGATCGACCTGGCGCGGCGTTGCAGCAAGCAAGTGGTGATCCCCGAAGGCATCCACTGCTGTGGCTTCGCCGGGGACAAAGGCTTCACCACCCCGGAGCTCAACGCCCACTCGCTGCGCACGCTCAAGGACGCGGTGCAGTATTGCAGCGAAGGGATCTCCACCAGCCGCACCTGCGAGATCGGCTTGTCGAGCCATAGCGGCATCGACTATCACGGCCTCGTGTACCTGGTGGACCGCGTAACACGGGCCCGCGCGATCTGA